A region from the Vibrio navarrensis genome encodes:
- a CDS encoding M48 family metallopeptidase codes for MSRIQGTAFAPRSSERHEAMLDLSQANFVALHINGDIISCEQHHVTVSDPVGNLPIRFTFAQGWVFVAPRSAAIEQWLQRHRKRRTRFVDWMEGNITAWVVSSFICIAILLWGYVYALPWASDKIAERLPDSVSLLLGEKILQTLDEHLVPSELAASQQQAIRLRVSQHVEKLAPLPFAINVQFRSSAQGANAFALPGGTIILLDELVALAETPAQLDSIILHELGHVHHRHMMKQLVQSTILSVSVSLITGESSGIVDNLAGMGVFIASNGQSREAEKQADHYAKLAMRQIYGSSEPMAEMFERFQQQSEGEVPAWLSTHPDFDSRIDAARSD; via the coding sequence ATGTCACGCATTCAAGGCACCGCGTTTGCGCCTCGTAGCTCAGAGCGACACGAGGCGATGTTAGATCTCTCTCAGGCCAATTTTGTCGCGCTGCACATAAATGGGGACATTATCAGTTGTGAGCAGCATCATGTGACGGTCAGCGATCCGGTGGGCAATCTGCCCATCCGTTTTACCTTTGCGCAGGGGTGGGTGTTTGTTGCTCCCCGCAGTGCGGCAATAGAGCAATGGTTGCAGCGTCATCGTAAGCGCAGAACTCGCTTTGTCGATTGGATGGAAGGAAATATCACCGCTTGGGTGGTTTCCTCGTTCATCTGTATCGCTATTCTGCTTTGGGGGTATGTCTACGCGTTGCCTTGGGCGAGTGACAAGATAGCTGAGCGTTTGCCCGACTCGGTCTCGTTGCTTCTGGGCGAGAAGATCTTGCAAACCTTGGACGAGCACCTCGTCCCCAGCGAGCTTGCCGCCTCGCAGCAGCAGGCAATTCGTTTGCGTGTGTCGCAGCACGTCGAAAAGCTTGCTCCGCTGCCTTTTGCTATCAATGTGCAGTTTCGCTCATCGGCTCAAGGAGCGAATGCGTTTGCGCTACCCGGCGGTACTATCATTCTTTTAGATGAGCTGGTGGCTCTGGCAGAGACGCCAGCGCAGCTTGATAGCATCATTTTGCATGAGTTAGGGCATGTTCATCACCGGCATATGATGAAGCAATTGGTGCAATCGACCATACTCTCCGTCAGTGTTTCTCTGATCACGGGGGAAAGTTCGGGCATCGTTGATAATCTGGCGGGGATGGGCGTATTCATTGCTTCCAATGGCCAATCGCGTGAGGCCGAAAAGCAGGCGGATCATTACGCGAAACTGGCGATGCGGCAGATATATGGTAGTAGTGAACCGATGGCAGAGATGTTTGAGCGTTTTCAGCAGCAAAGTGAGGGGGAAGTGCCCGCATGGCTGAGTACTCATCCTGATTTTGACTCCCGCATCGATGCTGCGCGCAGTGATTAG
- a CDS encoding YjgN family protein, which yields MNNTSTRNTIQFHGQGGEFFGIWIVNILLSVITLGIYSAWAKVRTKRYFYGNTELAGDNFEYHATPIQLLKGRLVALLVVLVWAVTNTIFPLFSALLLIAFYLALPWLMWSNARFDAAMTSYRNVHFAFNASLSGAYTAILGRGIVSLIVLGLYGSLVFAAAFSSGMAAMLLGLFGLVVAAVLYAWMAVGMHHYFANGYQYGEWQFSAELKTGFFASVYLKASLLGVLFSAIIGGVVLGYVFGSGVLMDLVNGDLSTLENHSSLFVVPLMYALILIMSVVMTAYTTTRIRNYVFSCLRAQQASDSEQTFTFSSTMGVWNYTTLVISNFLLQLVTLGLARPWVMVRTTRYVAANTAVLGDMTQLKAWDQDSEVKSAISDELAQVFDLGMGIS from the coding sequence ATGAACAACACATCAACGCGAAATACCATCCAATTTCACGGCCAAGGGGGCGAGTTTTTTGGCATCTGGATCGTCAATATTCTTTTGTCTGTTATCACCTTAGGCATCTACTCCGCTTGGGCAAAGGTCAGAACAAAACGCTACTTTTACGGCAATACTGAGCTCGCAGGTGATAATTTTGAGTATCACGCCACCCCGATTCAACTGCTTAAAGGCCGTTTAGTGGCCTTGTTGGTGGTGCTTGTCTGGGCGGTTACCAACACCATCTTCCCGTTATTCAGTGCGTTGCTTTTGATCGCGTTTTATCTCGCCTTGCCTTGGCTGATGTGGAGCAATGCTCGCTTTGATGCGGCGATGACTAGCTATCGCAACGTGCATTTTGCCTTTAATGCCTCACTAAGTGGCGCCTATACTGCCATTTTGGGGCGTGGTATTGTCTCGCTGATTGTGCTTGGATTGTACGGCAGCCTAGTGTTTGCTGCGGCTTTCTCGTCAGGAATGGCCGCCATGTTACTCGGTCTGTTCGGGCTGGTTGTCGCCGCCGTGCTTTACGCTTGGATGGCGGTGGGTATGCATCACTATTTTGCCAATGGTTATCAGTATGGCGAATGGCAATTTAGTGCCGAGTTGAAAACGGGTTTCTTTGCTTCGGTTTACCTGAAAGCGAGTCTACTCGGTGTACTCTTTAGTGCCATCATCGGTGGGGTTGTGCTCGGGTATGTGTTTGGCTCAGGTGTGTTGATGGATTTAGTGAATGGCGATCTCTCTACTCTTGAGAACCATTCGAGTTTGTTTGTTGTTCCATTGATGTATGCTTTGATTTTAATTATGTCGGTCGTCATGACGGCCTACACTACCACTCGTATTCGCAACTATGTCTTCTCTTGTCTGCGTGCGCAGCAAGCAAGTGACAGTGAACAAACGTTTACTTTTTCTTCGACCATGGGCGTGTGGAATTACACCACGTTAGTGATCAGCAACTTCTTATTGCAATTGGTGACGCTTGGTTTAGCACGTCCTTGGGTGATGGTGCGCACCACGCGATATGTCGCAGCTAATACGGCGGTGCTGGGCGACATGACGCAACTGAAAGCTTGGGATCAGGATTCGGAGGTGAAATCGGCCATCAGTGACGAGCTGGCGCAGGTGTTTGATCTTGGCATGGGCATTAGCTGA
- a CDS encoding DUF2061 domain-containing protein — translation MKKTLTFAALHFTIAFTVAYLLTGDILIGSLIAMIEPSVNTVAFYFHEKAWAQAPALRARQWMTKLKTTSFATVHFSVAFSVAYLLTGDLLVGGVMAMIEPSINTVVYYFHEKVWLRHSASKQTRDSHRFCLHPTA, via the coding sequence ATGAAAAAGACCCTAACCTTTGCTGCCCTGCACTTTACTATCGCCTTTACCGTCGCTTACTTGCTGACTGGGGATATTCTGATCGGCAGTTTGATCGCCATGATTGAGCCCTCAGTGAACACCGTGGCATTTTACTTTCATGAGAAAGCATGGGCGCAAGCACCCGCGTTAAGAGCGCGTCAGTGGATGACCAAACTCAAGACTACCAGCTTTGCGACCGTCCATTTCAGCGTGGCGTTTTCTGTCGCCTATCTATTGACTGGTGACCTTTTGGTCGGTGGCGTCATGGCGATGATTGAACCTTCGATCAACACAGTGGTGTACTACTTCCATGAAAAGGTCTGGTTACGCCACAGTGCAAGCAAACAAACGCGCGATTCGCACCGTTTTTGTTTGCACCCAACGGCGTAG
- a CDS encoding GNAT family N-acetyltransferase has product MSQEMEFTLRPITLEDNASIAHVIRQVSAEYGLTADKGYSVADPTLDDLYSVYKQPRAAYWVVEHQGEVVGGGGFSPLSGAEHICELQKMYFLPICRGQGLAKQIIALCKALAKDMGYQQCYLESTANLKEALALYEKVGFRHLDAPLGNTGHDACEVVMITEL; this is encoded by the coding sequence ATGTCACAAGAAATGGAATTTACCTTACGCCCGATAACCCTTGAGGATAACGCCTCAATAGCCCATGTGATTCGCCAAGTCTCGGCCGAATATGGCTTAACCGCCGATAAAGGCTACAGCGTCGCCGATCCGACACTGGACGATTTGTACAGTGTCTACAAACAGCCACGCGCTGCGTACTGGGTGGTGGAACATCAAGGCGAAGTGGTCGGGGGCGGTGGCTTCTCACCGCTCAGCGGCGCCGAGCATATCTGTGAACTGCAAAAAATGTATTTTTTACCCATTTGCCGCGGCCAAGGGCTGGCCAAGCAAATCATCGCCTTGTGTAAAGCGTTGGCGAAAGACATGGGCTATCAACAATGCTATCTTGAAAGCACCGCCAACTTGAAAGAAGCGCTGGCACTGTATGAAAAAGTTGGCTTTCGCCATCTCGATGCACCACTGGGCAACACCGGTCACGACGCCTGTGAAGTGGTGATGATCACAGAGCTCTAA
- a CDS encoding glycosyl hydrolase 2 galactose-binding domain-containing protein, protein MQLSLSGLWQLSPLTDLSIAQDDITFPAPLSQILPDDLSEQEIAQQEWHLMHDIEVDEAMLAFPAVELVLGGVDYHAEVRLNGVAVFDCDQSQLVYRKDIRPYLQLGRNRFEILFLEEEESLLFDEDEPDVCVLTANAYHKSDERIGIWQVPYLQFIRHVRLDHITTEQIWHHGGGCEFKVDLYYQTFAPGLVSAAVKFNGMTYQIPIDVRAAHACALFYIEAPRYADLNDPDPRDLYSLTVELDGQRQEFSVALSQDLCVSHWVW, encoded by the coding sequence ATGCAACTCTCGCTTAGCGGCCTTTGGCAACTTTCTCCTCTGACTGATCTCTCCATCGCTCAAGATGACATTACTTTTCCCGCTCCACTGAGCCAAATTTTGCCTGACGATCTCTCAGAGCAGGAGATTGCCCAGCAAGAGTGGCATTTGATGCATGACATTGAGGTTGACGAGGCGATGCTGGCCTTTCCGGCGGTTGAGCTGGTACTCGGTGGGGTTGATTATCATGCTGAGGTGCGCCTCAATGGGGTAGCGGTGTTTGATTGTGACCAAAGTCAACTTGTCTATCGCAAAGATATCCGGCCTTATCTGCAACTGGGGCGAAATCGTTTCGAGATCCTTTTTCTTGAGGAAGAAGAATCCTTACTGTTTGACGAAGATGAACCGGATGTGTGCGTACTGACGGCTAATGCCTATCACAAAAGCGATGAGCGTATCGGCATCTGGCAAGTGCCGTATCTGCAATTTATCCGCCATGTGCGACTCGATCACATCACCACCGAGCAGATCTGGCATCACGGCGGTGGCTGTGAGTTTAAGGTCGACCTTTATTATCAAACTTTTGCGCCCGGCTTAGTCTCGGCAGCGGTGAAATTCAACGGTATGACGTATCAGATCCCGATTGATGTGAGAGCGGCACACGCTTGCGCGCTGTTTTATATCGAAGCGCCGCGCTATGCCGATCTCAACGATCCCGATCCGCGAGATCTTTACTCACTGACGGTGGAACTCGATGGGCAACGCCAAGAGTTCTCAGTGGCGCTTAGCCAAGATCTCTGTGTCAGTCATTGGGTGTGGTGA
- the rraB gene encoding ribonuclease E inhibitor RraB, translating into MSHEDEYLSVEELIEIQKEDTRDIIAALLEDGSDPDALYEIEHHLFAEDFETLEKAVVEAFKMGFEVLEAEETEDEDGKILLCCDATMQSALDAEAIDAQVEKLVHLAEKYDIIYDGWGTYYEGEDALYPDDDEDDDYED; encoded by the coding sequence ATGTCTCACGAAGATGAATATCTGTCAGTTGAAGAATTAATCGAGATTCAAAAGGAAGATACTCGCGATATTATTGCTGCACTACTTGAAGATGGCAGCGATCCTGATGCTCTGTATGAAATTGAGCACCATCTGTTTGCCGAAGACTTTGAGACGCTGGAAAAAGCGGTGGTTGAAGCCTTTAAAATGGGTTTTGAGGTTTTGGAAGCGGAAGAGACTGAAGACGAAGATGGTAAGATCCTGCTTTGCTGTGATGCCACCATGCAATCTGCCCTTGATGCCGAAGCGATTGACGCCCAGGTTGAGAAACTGGTTCATCTAGCTGAAAAATATGACATTATTTATGACGGATGGGGCACGTACTACGAAGGCGAAGACGCACTTTACCCTGATGATGACGAAGACGACGATTACGAAGATTAA
- the arcA gene encoding arginine deiminase, which translates to MSKLYVGSEVGQLRRVLLNRPERALTHLTPSNCHELLFDDVLAVEAAGQEHDAFANTLRSQGVEVLLLHDLLVQTLAVPQAKHWLLNVQISDFRYGPIFARDLRHYLSDMDDEHLATILLGGLAYSELPIKSASMLPRMKRPLDFVIEPLPNHLFTRDTSCWVYGGVSLNPMMKAARQRETNHLRAIYHWHPTFAGQDFIKYFGDEDLHYDNANIEGGDVLVIGKGAVLIGMSERTTPQGVENLAASLFKSGQAKEVIAIDLPKHRSCMHLDTVMTHMDVDTFSVYPEIMRKDLDTWRLTPQGNGEMRVEASHNYLHAIETALGLDQLNIITTGGDNYEAEREQWNDANNVLTVKPGVVIGYERNVYTNEKYDKAGIEVLTIPGNELGRGRGGARCMSCPIERDDI; encoded by the coding sequence ATGAGCAAGCTGTATGTCGGCTCCGAGGTCGGTCAACTACGACGAGTGTTGTTAAACCGCCCAGAACGAGCCCTAACCCATCTCACCCCCTCCAATTGCCACGAGTTACTGTTTGATGATGTGTTAGCGGTTGAGGCGGCGGGCCAAGAACACGATGCGTTTGCCAACACGCTGCGCAGCCAAGGGGTTGAAGTGTTACTGCTGCACGATCTCTTGGTTCAAACCCTAGCCGTGCCGCAAGCCAAACACTGGCTGCTGAATGTGCAAATTTCGGATTTTCGCTACGGGCCGATTTTCGCCCGCGATCTGCGCCACTATCTCTCTGATATGGACGATGAGCATCTGGCGACCATTCTACTTGGCGGATTAGCCTACTCTGAGTTGCCGATCAAATCCGCGTCTATGCTACCAAGAATGAAGCGCCCGCTGGATTTCGTCATTGAGCCGCTGCCCAACCATCTCTTCACCCGCGACACCTCGTGTTGGGTATACGGAGGCGTGTCACTCAACCCAATGATGAAAGCGGCGCGCCAACGCGAAACCAACCATTTGCGCGCGATTTATCATTGGCACCCGACGTTTGCAGGGCAAGATTTCATCAAATACTTCGGTGATGAAGACCTGCACTACGACAACGCCAATATCGAAGGCGGCGATGTGCTGGTGATCGGCAAAGGCGCGGTGTTAATCGGTATGTCTGAGCGCACCACGCCACAAGGGGTAGAAAACCTCGCGGCGAGCCTGTTTAAGTCCGGCCAAGCAAAAGAGGTGATCGCCATTGATCTGCCAAAGCACCGCTCTTGCATGCATTTAGACACCGTCATGACGCACATGGATGTCGATACTTTTTCGGTCTATCCAGAAATCATGCGCAAAGATCTCGATACTTGGCGCCTCACACCGCAAGGGAATGGTGAAATGCGCGTCGAGGCATCGCATAACTATCTGCATGCTATCGAAACCGCTCTTGGTTTGGATCAGCTCAACATCATCACCACAGGTGGTGACAATTACGAAGCCGAACGCGAGCAGTGGAATGATGCCAATAACGTACTGACCGTCAAACCGGGCGTGGTGATTGGCTACGAGCGCAACGTCTACACCAATGAGAAGTATGACAAGGCAGGGATTGAGGTTTTAACCATTCCCGGCAATGAACTGGGACGCGGCCGTGGCGGCGCACGCTGCATGAGTTGCCCGATTGAGCGCGATGACATTTAA
- the argF gene encoding ornithine carbamoyltransferase, with protein MAFNLRNRNFLKLLDFSPKEIQFLLDLSAQLKKAKYAGTEKKTLQGKNIALIFEKASTRTRCAFEVAAFDQGAQVSYIGPSGSQIGDKESMKDTARVLGRMYDGIQYRGFGQAIVEELGAYAGVPVWNGLTDEFHPTQILADFLTMLEHGQGKALHQIKFAYLGDARNNMGNSLMVGAAKMGMDIRLVAPKAFWPEEELVALCQTIASENGAKITLTESVEEGVTGCDFLYTDVWVSMGEAPQAWDERVALMKPYQVNMAMLKQTGNPAVKFMHCLPAFHNDETVIGKQVAEKYGMKGLEVTEEVFESDHSIVFDEAENRMHTIKAVMVATLGS; from the coding sequence ATGGCATTTAATCTTCGCAATCGCAATTTTCTCAAGCTGCTGGACTTCTCGCCGAAGGAAATTCAGTTTTTGCTGGACCTCTCCGCGCAGCTGAAAAAAGCCAAGTACGCCGGAACCGAGAAGAAAACCTTACAAGGCAAGAACATCGCGCTGATCTTCGAAAAAGCGTCGACCCGTACACGCTGCGCCTTTGAAGTGGCCGCTTTTGATCAAGGGGCACAGGTTTCTTACATCGGTCCATCCGGTTCGCAAATCGGTGACAAAGAGTCGATGAAAGATACCGCTCGGGTGCTCGGGCGAATGTACGATGGCATTCAGTATCGCGGCTTTGGTCAAGCGATTGTTGAAGAGCTTGGCGCCTACGCAGGCGTGCCAGTGTGGAACGGCCTGACCGACGAATTCCATCCCACGCAAATTCTTGCTGATTTCCTCACCATGCTAGAGCACGGCCAAGGTAAAGCCTTGCATCAAATCAAATTTGCCTATCTTGGCGATGCGCGCAACAACATGGGTAATTCACTCATGGTTGGCGCAGCTAAGATGGGCATGGACATTCGCTTAGTCGCGCCGAAAGCCTTTTGGCCGGAAGAGGAGTTAGTGGCCCTTTGCCAAACCATTGCCAGCGAAAACGGGGCGAAAATCACCTTGACCGAAAGCGTCGAAGAGGGCGTGACCGGGTGTGATTTTCTCTACACCGATGTGTGGGTTTCCATGGGCGAAGCACCGCAAGCGTGGGATGAGCGCGTGGCGCTGATGAAGCCGTATCAAGTCAATATGGCGATGCTCAAGCAAACGGGCAATCCTGCGGTGAAATTTATGCACTGCTTACCCGCCTTCCATAACGATGAAACCGTCATCGGCAAACAAGTGGCGGAAAAATATGGGATGAAAGGGCTAGAAGTGACAGAAGAGGTGTTTGAATCAGACCACTCAATTGTCTTTGATGAAGCAGAAAATCGCATGCACACCATCAAAGCGGTGATGGTGGCAACGCTGGGCAGCTAA